A stretch of the Methylacidiphilum caldifontis genome encodes the following:
- a CDS encoding aldo/keto reductase, whose amino-acid sequence MEYIQLDPIDKKVSRIGLGTWVMGGWMWGGADEKEAIQTIIKAIEWGINLIDTAPIYGFGRAEEIVGKALKLVGNSFPFVIATKFGLEWNERGEIRRNSSPARIRQEIEASLSRLGLPVIDLYQVHWPDAQVPFEETAYALLKLKEEGKIRAIGVSNFSPNQVELFRKGGPLHTLQPPYNLFERAIEKDLLPYCLQQGIATLTYGVLCRGLLTGKFHPHTTFPEGDLRNYDPKFQGENFRCYLQAVEKLKPIAAKYGKSLAQFAAGWALGQPGVSIVLWGARRPTQIKEALGSTGWHLNKEDLDQIDTILAQTIPRPIGPEFMAPLEN is encoded by the coding sequence ATGGAATACATACAATTAGATCCCATTGATAAAAAAGTTTCTCGAATAGGCCTAGGGACATGGGTTATGGGAGGATGGATGTGGGGAGGAGCTGACGAAAAAGAGGCTATACAAACGATAATCAAAGCAATCGAGTGGGGAATAAATCTCATTGATACTGCACCCATTTATGGATTCGGTAGAGCTGAAGAAATAGTAGGCAAAGCCCTCAAACTTGTTGGAAATTCCTTCCCTTTTGTGATTGCAACCAAATTCGGCCTGGAATGGAATGAACGAGGTGAAATAAGAAGAAATTCTTCACCGGCTCGGATCAGGCAGGAAATAGAAGCCAGTCTATCTAGACTTGGCTTGCCAGTCATAGATCTCTATCAAGTACACTGGCCCGATGCTCAAGTGCCTTTTGAAGAAACAGCTTATGCGCTTCTAAAACTCAAAGAAGAAGGCAAAATTCGTGCTATAGGGGTGAGTAATTTTTCTCCAAACCAAGTAGAACTCTTTAGGAAGGGAGGACCACTTCATACCCTCCAACCTCCTTACAATTTGTTTGAAAGAGCGATTGAAAAAGACCTACTACCCTACTGCCTGCAGCAGGGTATAGCCACCCTGACCTATGGAGTTCTCTGTCGTGGACTGCTCACGGGGAAATTTCATCCCCATACAACATTTCCAGAAGGGGATCTAAGGAACTATGATCCCAAATTTCAAGGAGAAAATTTTCGTTGTTATCTCCAAGCCGTTGAAAAACTCAAACCCATTGCTGCCAAATATGGAAAATCGTTAGCGCAGTTTGCAGCAGGCTGGGCGCTCGGACAACCTGGAGTTTCAATTGTGCTTTGGGGCGCACGTCGACCAACCCAGATTAAAGAAGCTTTAGGCTCTACCGGATGGCACTTAAATAAGGAAGATCTTGATCAGATAGATACCATTCTTGCTCAGACCATTCCTCGCCCCATTGGTCCCGAGTTCATGGCTCCCTTGGAAAACTAA
- the lepB gene encoding signal peptidase I: MNYRKDLLDEIEVKKVLDYLQKLESAINGSQQNLEVVLDEGEKLYRSVFIQSKWAGFKENIEVLFVALVVALAIRAYFLQPFKIPTDSMKPTLYGIQVIASNEKPPHPLRRILELCIFGKSYHNLSLKRGGILEKIEGKKFLFFEYSRLIFESGESAILWTSPHLLEYKLGIHPGMAFEPKENVLNFVVETGDQVLVNKLIYHFRFPQRGEVIVFKTTGIEGIESNLRLQGIEGSQYYIKRCVGISGDILQIKPPFLSINGSTIPPNPMMAKIESQQDGYQGYVILANQQYLVDPNETYTVPPLSLWAMGDNSPDSLDSRFWGPVPMQNIVGTGFIVYWPFSKRWGIIR; encoded by the coding sequence TTGAATTATCGAAAAGACCTGCTTGATGAAATTGAGGTAAAAAAAGTCCTGGATTATCTTCAAAAACTCGAATCGGCTATTAATGGCAGTCAACAAAATCTCGAGGTTGTTCTCGATGAAGGAGAAAAGTTGTACCGATCTGTTTTTATCCAATCTAAATGGGCTGGATTTAAAGAAAATATTGAAGTCCTTTTTGTAGCATTGGTAGTTGCCCTTGCCATTAGGGCTTATTTCCTACAGCCCTTTAAGATACCCACAGATTCCATGAAACCCACACTCTACGGGATACAAGTCATTGCAAGTAATGAAAAACCTCCACATCCTCTCCGTAGAATCCTAGAGCTATGTATTTTTGGGAAAAGCTACCATAACCTTTCTTTGAAAAGGGGAGGTATTCTAGAGAAAATTGAAGGGAAAAAATTTCTGTTCTTCGAATATTCAAGACTCATTTTTGAGAGTGGAGAAAGTGCTATTCTTTGGACAAGTCCACATTTGTTGGAGTATAAGCTTGGAATTCATCCAGGAATGGCCTTTGAACCAAAGGAGAATGTCCTAAACTTCGTGGTAGAAACAGGAGATCAAGTCTTGGTGAACAAACTCATTTATCATTTCCGTTTCCCTCAAAGAGGTGAGGTCATTGTATTTAAGACTACAGGAATAGAAGGTATTGAGTCGAATTTGCGGCTTCAAGGCATTGAAGGTTCTCAGTATTACATCAAAAGATGCGTAGGCATTTCCGGAGATATCCTCCAGATCAAGCCTCCCTTTTTATCCATCAATGGTTCGACCATTCCTCCCAATCCAATGATGGCTAAAATCGAGTCGCAACAAGATGGATATCAAGGCTATGTCATTTTAGCCAACCAACAATATTTAGTTGATCCAAACGAAACCTATACTGTTCCTCCCCTCAGTCTATGGGCAATGGGAGACAACAGTCCAGATAGCCTGGATAGCCGATTTTGGGGTCCAGTTCCTATGCAAAATATCGTAGGCACCGGGTTTATCGTTTACTGGCCTTTTAGCAAAAGATGGGGGATAATCCGTTAA
- a CDS encoding formate--tetrahydrofolate ligase yields MKIKNISPDLKIARESNPSAIEEIANNLSIPRNALELYGAFKAKLSWDYLKELFSQPKRGKLILVTATTPTPAGEGKTTTAIGLTDGLNRLGQKAILCLREPSMGPVFGVKGAATGSGLAQLIPREDINLHFTGDFAAVAAAHNLLAALIDNHLYHGNFLGIDPRRISWGRVLDINDRALRSILVGLESKKSFQRFSFFDIVAASELMAILCLSQSYNDLRQRLANISVGKRWDNKKITAEDLEAAGAMSALLVHAFKPNLVQTLEHNPAFVHGGPFGNIAHGCSSVVSLNTALRLGDWVVTEAGFGSDLGGEKFVNIVCRQSGLKPDCAVIVTTLRALKFHGGMDLECLSQKDVDSLEKGFPNLLRHIQIVEETLGIPAVVALNRFLTDSEEEINWLEKMLSSLKHPFAICDHWAQGGSGAVELAKRVMERSQQAQHDFNFTYRDNDSIIEKIEKIAFNIYKAGSISLHSHAQEEINNIEQEGLGQLPLCMAKTQYSFSVDPQLKGAPQGHDLFVRDVRVAAGAKYILVLCGEIYTMPGLPKIPASGSIDIDSDGNILGTI; encoded by the coding sequence GTGAAAATCAAAAATATATCTCCTGATCTAAAGATAGCAAGAGAAAGTAACCCCTCTGCCATTGAAGAGATCGCCAACAATTTATCCATTCCTCGGAATGCTCTAGAACTTTACGGGGCTTTTAAAGCAAAGCTATCTTGGGACTATTTGAAAGAGCTTTTTTCCCAACCAAAGCGGGGGAAACTGATTTTAGTTACCGCTACAACCCCTACACCTGCTGGCGAAGGAAAAACGACTACGGCAATAGGCCTTACTGACGGGTTAAACCGTTTAGGACAAAAAGCCATTCTATGTTTGCGTGAACCTTCAATGGGACCTGTATTTGGAGTCAAGGGAGCGGCTACAGGTTCAGGGCTTGCTCAACTTATTCCCAGGGAAGATATTAACCTTCATTTTACCGGGGATTTTGCGGCCGTTGCTGCTGCTCACAATCTTTTGGCTGCTTTGATCGATAATCATCTTTATCATGGAAATTTTTTGGGGATCGATCCTAGAAGGATTTCATGGGGAAGAGTGTTGGATATAAACGATAGGGCACTGCGAAGTATTTTAGTAGGATTAGAGAGTAAGAAGTCTTTCCAGAGATTTTCTTTCTTCGATATTGTTGCCGCATCTGAACTGATGGCGATTTTATGCCTGTCTCAATCTTATAACGATTTGAGACAAAGATTAGCCAATATCAGTGTTGGGAAGAGGTGGGATAACAAGAAAATTACTGCTGAAGATCTAGAAGCTGCGGGCGCTATGTCCGCCCTACTTGTTCATGCTTTTAAGCCTAATCTTGTGCAAACTTTGGAACATAATCCCGCTTTTGTGCATGGAGGACCTTTTGGTAATATCGCTCATGGATGCAGTTCAGTGGTTTCTTTGAATACGGCTCTGAGGCTTGGTGATTGGGTGGTTACGGAAGCCGGTTTTGGAAGTGATCTAGGGGGAGAAAAATTTGTCAATATTGTATGTAGACAAAGTGGCTTAAAACCTGATTGTGCTGTCATTGTCACAACGCTTAGGGCTTTAAAGTTTCATGGAGGAATGGACTTGGAATGTTTAAGCCAAAAAGATGTTGACTCTCTAGAGAAAGGATTCCCCAACCTTTTAAGGCATATTCAGATTGTTGAAGAAACCTTAGGCATTCCAGCCGTGGTTGCCTTAAACCGTTTTTTAACAGATAGCGAAGAGGAGATCAACTGGTTAGAAAAAATGCTAAGTTCTTTAAAACATCCTTTTGCCATCTGTGATCACTGGGCTCAAGGAGGAAGCGGTGCTGTCGAACTGGCTAAGAGGGTTATGGAGAGAAGCCAGCAAGCTCAACATGACTTTAATTTTACTTACAGGGATAATGATTCGATAATAGAGAAAATCGAAAAAATCGCTTTTAATATATATAAAGCAGGAAGTATCTCTTTGCATTCCCATGCACAAGAGGAAATCAATAACATTGAACAGGAAGGACTTGGTCAATTGCCCCTATGTATGGCTAAAACCCAATATTCCTTTTCTGTTGACCCTCAGTTAAAAGGGGCACCTCAAGGACACGATCTTTTCGTCAGGGATGTCAGGGTTGCCGCCGGTGCTAAGTATATCCTCGTTTTATGTGGAGAAATCTATACGATGCCCGGACTACCGAAGATTCCCGCTTCTGGCTCCATCGATATTGATTCAGATGGCAATATACTCGGAACAATCTGA
- the lepA gene encoding translation elongation factor 4, whose amino-acid sequence MEKFPRERIRNFCIIAHVDHGKTTLSDRLLQMTGTVAENKMKEQILDSMDLERERGITIKAHPVTMIYYFPEEKEHYQLNLIDTPGHVDFSYEVSRSLSACEGALLVIDATQGIQAQTVSNAFLAEKHRLVLIPVINKIDLPTANLTLVKKQLEDSLAIPADEAIATSAKEGIGIDQIFKAIIQKIPPPPSFPDQILRALIFDSIYDPYKGVILYVRMFSGKVKKGDKILLLSSNKTYEVKEVGVFCPKMVPEEALYEGNSGYIIANIKNTAEIKIGDTLTWETGGTTTALPGFQEISPMVFSGIYPLNSSEFEKLKNAIQKLQINDPAITISPESSVALGSGFRCGFLGLLHMEIVQQRLSREYGVDIITTYPSVIYKVSLRSGKTIEVDNPAKLPDPSYIDHIAEPYVKSYLIVPSENIGEVMQLISEKRGSCESTESLGHDKVIMHCYFPLNEILVDFNDKLKSITHGYGSMDYTPDEYRISDLVKLDILVNGEPIEALSCIVHSSKAESRGRSIIHKLKERIPRHLFKIALQAAVGGKILAREDIGAIGKNVTAKCYGGDITRKRKLLEKQKEGKKRMKTFGKVDIPQDAFLEILKTDTKQS is encoded by the coding sequence ATGGAAAAATTCCCCAGAGAAAGAATTAGAAATTTCTGTATCATCGCCCATGTCGATCATGGGAAAACGACCCTTTCAGACCGGCTTTTGCAGATGACGGGAACTGTAGCTGAAAACAAAATGAAAGAACAAATTCTTGATTCCATGGATCTTGAAAGGGAAAGAGGAATTACAATTAAAGCGCATCCCGTAACCATGATCTATTATTTCCCTGAGGAAAAGGAACATTACCAGCTTAATCTCATTGATACCCCAGGACATGTCGATTTTTCTTACGAAGTTTCACGAAGCCTTTCGGCCTGTGAAGGAGCCCTTTTGGTGATCGATGCAACTCAAGGAATTCAAGCACAAACCGTTTCCAATGCGTTTCTTGCTGAAAAACACCGTCTTGTTCTCATTCCTGTTATCAATAAAATCGATCTTCCTACAGCCAATTTAACCCTTGTCAAAAAACAGCTCGAAGACAGCCTCGCTATCCCTGCAGATGAGGCCATAGCTACAAGTGCAAAAGAAGGTATAGGCATCGACCAAATCTTTAAAGCCATCATACAAAAAATTCCTCCTCCACCTTCATTTCCTGATCAAATCTTGAGAGCTCTTATTTTCGACTCCATCTATGATCCCTACAAAGGGGTCATTCTTTATGTCCGCATGTTTTCTGGGAAAGTCAAAAAGGGGGATAAAATTCTTCTTCTCTCTTCAAACAAAACCTATGAAGTAAAAGAAGTGGGAGTTTTTTGCCCGAAAATGGTTCCAGAAGAAGCATTGTATGAAGGCAACTCAGGATATATTATCGCTAACATCAAGAATACTGCCGAGATAAAAATCGGTGATACCTTAACTTGGGAAACCGGAGGAACCACCACCGCTCTGCCAGGATTTCAAGAAATATCGCCGATGGTTTTTAGCGGAATTTATCCTTTGAATTCTTCTGAATTCGAAAAACTCAAAAATGCCATCCAAAAACTTCAAATAAATGATCCCGCTATTACGATCAGCCCTGAAAGTTCGGTTGCTCTTGGATCTGGTTTCCGCTGCGGTTTCCTAGGGCTACTCCATATGGAAATTGTCCAACAAAGGTTAAGCAGAGAATATGGAGTCGATATAATCACGACTTATCCCAGCGTAATCTATAAAGTCAGCTTGCGTTCAGGCAAAACGATCGAAGTGGATAATCCCGCCAAGCTTCCTGATCCCTCCTACATAGACCATATTGCAGAACCCTATGTAAAAAGCTATCTTATTGTTCCTTCAGAAAATATAGGCGAGGTTATGCAACTGATTTCAGAAAAGAGGGGCAGTTGTGAATCAACCGAAAGTCTCGGTCATGACAAGGTTATCATGCATTGTTATTTCCCTTTGAATGAGATTCTTGTGGATTTCAACGACAAACTTAAGTCTATTACCCACGGGTACGGATCGATGGATTACACACCTGATGAATATCGGATAAGCGATCTTGTCAAACTCGATATTCTGGTTAATGGAGAACCCATCGAGGCTTTGAGTTGCATCGTTCATTCTTCAAAAGCGGAGTCCAGAGGTCGGTCAATTATCCACAAATTGAAGGAAAGAATTCCACGCCATTTATTCAAAATTGCTCTTCAGGCAGCCGTTGGAGGCAAGATTTTGGCTAGAGAAGATATAGGGGCCATTGGCAAAAATGTGACAGCCAAATGCTATGGAGGAGATATTACAAGAAAAAGAAAGCTATTAGAAAAACAGAAAGAGGGGAAAAAGAGGATGAAGACATTTGGAAAAGTAGATATTCCCCAGGATGCCTTTCTGGAAATCCTAAAAACGGACACTAAACAGTCATGA